From Candidatus Methylomirabilis tolerans, one genomic window encodes:
- a CDS encoding DUF2905 domain-containing protein: MDSLARMLILFGLALAAVGGLILFIGKVPFIGKLPGDIYIQRKNFSFYFPLTTSILLSILLTILFSLFRRR; encoded by the coding sequence ATGGATTCACTCGCCAGAATGTTGATCCTGTTCGGCCTCGCTCTGGCCGCCGTAGGGGGACTCATCCTGTTCATCGGAAAGGTCCCTTTCATTGGGAAGCTACCGGGGGACATCTATATTCAACGAAAGAATTTCTCATTCTACTTTCCCCTGACCACCTCAATACTGTTGAGCATCCTCCTGACCATACTTTTTTCATTGTTTCGCCGTCGGTGA
- the ruvB gene encoding Holliday junction branch migration DNA helicase RuvB, with product MANRQLQDEDQELEQSLRPKAWDDYIGQEKVKANLQVFVQGAKARREPLDHLLFYGPPGLGKTSLASIIASEMGVSIRVTSGPVIERQKDLAAILSSLREQDVLFIDEIHRLNPLVEETLYPAMEDYRLDLIIGQGPSAQTYRLKLPRFTLIGATTRAGLLASPLLNRFGVVQRLDFYDETDLFRIVLRSAKILGVSIIEDGAWEIARRSRGTPRVANRLLRRVRDFAQVLGDGVITREVAHSALERLEVDANGFDEMDRRILYTIIEKFAGGPVGIETIAVAVGEEKETIEDVYEPFLIQQGFLARTPRGRTVTRLAFDHFKLPRPAELQGDLWHG from the coding sequence GTGGCGAATCGACAGCTCCAGGACGAGGACCAGGAACTCGAACAAAGCCTGCGCCCAAAAGCCTGGGATGACTACATTGGCCAGGAAAAAGTCAAGGCGAACCTCCAGGTCTTTGTGCAGGGGGCCAAGGCGCGAAGGGAGCCCCTGGACCACCTACTTTTCTACGGCCCGCCGGGACTTGGCAAGACCTCTCTCGCCTCTATCATCGCCTCGGAGATGGGTGTAAGCATCCGGGTCACCTCCGGACCAGTGATCGAACGGCAGAAGGACCTGGCAGCAATCCTCTCCAGCCTCAGAGAACAGGATGTGCTGTTCATCGACGAAATCCACCGGCTGAATCCTCTGGTCGAAGAGACCCTCTATCCGGCTATGGAAGATTACCGGCTGGACCTGATCATCGGTCAGGGTCCGAGCGCACAGACCTACCGGCTGAAGCTGCCGCGTTTCACCTTGATTGGGGCCACGACTCGCGCGGGACTTCTGGCCTCGCCGTTACTCAACCGGTTCGGTGTGGTCCAACGCCTGGACTTTTACGATGAGACTGATCTTTTTCGGATCGTCCTGCGGTCGGCAAAGATCCTGGGGGTATCGATCATAGAGGATGGCGCGTGGGAAATCGCGCGGCGCTCTCGCGGAACGCCTCGTGTGGCCAATCGTCTGCTACGGCGCGTCAGGGATTTCGCCCAGGTGCTGGGAGATGGCGTCATCACCCGTGAAGTCGCGCATAGTGCGCTAGAACGACTCGAGGTGGATGCCAACGGGTTCGACGAGATGGATCGGCGAATCCTGTACACTATCATCGAAAAGTTTGCCGGCGGGCCGGTAGGCATCGAAACGATCGCAGTCGCTGTGGGAGAGGAGAAAGAAACGATCGAGGACGTCTACGAGCCGTTTTTGATCCAGCAAGGGTTTCTAGCCAGGACTCCAAGGGGCCGCACCGTCACTCGCCTGGCCTTCGATCACTTCAAGCTCCCCCGTCCGGCCGAGTTGCAGGGCGACTTGTGGCACGGGTAG
- the ruvA gene encoding Holliday junction branch migration protein RuvA has protein sequence MIAQLRGLLVSKDPGQIVVDVNGVGYQVFVPLSTFYQLPEIQQQVCLRVYTHVREDAIQLYGFHAIEEKMTFELLTGVSGIGPRLAANILSGITVEEFIPAILEGDIARLKAIPGVGRKTAERIILELKDKVLGVPRAGQVMAGHQPSSERDRTVEDVISALLNLGCSRKEASVAAEAAHHAVGDGADFEKVVKQALKHLSEGTGKRL, from the coding sequence GTGATCGCTCAACTCCGCGGTCTGTTGGTGTCCAAGGATCCTGGACAGATTGTAGTCGATGTGAACGGGGTCGGCTACCAGGTCTTTGTCCCTCTTTCGACGTTCTATCAGCTCCCGGAGATCCAACAGCAGGTCTGCCTCCGCGTGTACACACATGTCAGAGAGGATGCCATCCAGCTCTACGGATTTCATGCGATCGAGGAAAAGATGACGTTCGAGCTACTGACGGGAGTGTCCGGGATCGGACCTCGCCTCGCCGCCAATATCCTGTCAGGAATCACGGTGGAGGAATTTATCCCGGCTATCCTGGAGGGCGACATCGCAAGGCTCAAGGCAATTCCAGGGGTGGGTCGGAAAACGGCCGAGCGGATCATCTTGGAATTGAAGGATAAGGTCCTGGGGGTTCCTCGTGCGGGTCAAGTCATGGCTGGCCACCAGCCGAGCTCGGAACGAGATCGGACCGTCGAGGATGTGATCTCCGCGCTACTGAACTTAGGTTGCAGCCGCAAAGAAGCCTCGGTGGCAGCAGAAGCGGCGCATCACGCCGTCGGTGATGGGGCGGACTTTGAAAAGGTCGTCAAGCAGGCGCTGAAGCATCTCTCCGAGGGAACGGGGAAGCGGCTATGA
- the ruvC gene encoding crossover junction endodeoxyribonuclease RuvC: MLVLGVDPGAGATGYGIVARSDGLLQAVDYGSIITTPRDSFPSRLQQIFSRLAELIHRYQPEWAAIESLIFAKNAQSAFKLGQVRGVAILAAAQSGLAIAEYTPLQIKSAVTGYGAAGKGQVQQMVQSLLDLKEPIRSTDAADALAVAICHHHSARLLHLLKGGER, encoded by the coding sequence GTGCTGGTCTTAGGGGTTGATCCAGGGGCCGGCGCCACCGGATACGGGATTGTGGCTCGCAGTGATGGTCTCCTGCAAGCCGTCGATTACGGCAGCATCATCACGACGCCTCGCGACTCCTTTCCTTCCCGCCTGCAACAAATCTTCAGCCGCCTGGCCGAGCTGATCCATCGTTATCAGCCGGAGTGGGCAGCCATCGAAAGTCTTATCTTCGCGAAAAATGCGCAGAGCGCGTTTAAGCTGGGCCAGGTAAGAGGGGTCGCGATTCTGGCCGCCGCGCAGAGCGGGCTTGCCATCGCGGAGTACACCCCGCTGCAGATAAAAAGTGCTGTCACCGGGTACGGCGCTGCGGGCAAGGGCCAAGTCCAGCAGATGGTTCAGTCACTCCTTGACCTCAAAGAGCCGATCCGTTCGACCGACGCGGCCGATGCGCTGGCCGTGGCCATTTGCCACCATCATTCGGCCAGGCTCCTGCATCTATTGAAAGGCGGAGAACGGTGA
- a CDS encoding YebC/PmpR family DNA-binding transcriptional regulator, which translates to MSGHSKWSGIKHKKAKVDAQRGRVFTKLIREITVAARAGGGDPDGNPRLRLAIEKAKAVNMPQDNIQRGILKGTGELPGTSYEEYVYEGYGPGGVAVLLEIVTDNKNRTAPEIRKAFAKYGGNLGESGCVAWMFEKKGLIQVETAAADEDRLLSVALEAGAEDVRRSDDIFEIITVPKDLEQVKESLMKEKIAITDGEVTMLPQSTVRLEGKQAQQMLQLMETLEEHDDVQNAYANFDIPEEIMATVTG; encoded by the coding sequence ATGTCTGGACATTCCAAATGGTCGGGCATCAAACACAAGAAGGCAAAGGTGGATGCCCAACGGGGTCGTGTATTCACCAAGCTGATCAGGGAGATCACGGTGGCCGCCAGGGCGGGTGGCGGCGACCCGGACGGAAATCCTCGTCTCCGATTGGCGATCGAGAAGGCCAAGGCTGTCAATATGCCTCAGGACAATATCCAGCGAGGTATCCTGAAGGGGACCGGTGAGCTCCCCGGCACCTCCTACGAGGAGTATGTCTATGAGGGGTATGGGCCTGGAGGCGTCGCCGTCTTGCTGGAGATCGTGACGGATAATAAAAACCGGACCGCTCCGGAGATCCGTAAAGCGTTTGCCAAATACGGGGGAAACTTGGGGGAATCGGGATGTGTGGCGTGGATGTTTGAAAAGAAGGGGCTGATTCAAGTGGAAACAGCCGCGGCTGATGAGGATCGACTCCTGAGCGTTGCGCTGGAGGCCGGCGCCGAGGATGTCCGCCGATCAGACGACATTTTCGAGATTATCACCGTACCCAAAGACCTCGAGCAGGTCAAGGAGTCCCTGATGAAGGAGAAGATCGCGATCACGGACGGAGAGGTGACCATGCTCCCACAGAGTACCGTCAGGCTGGAAGGAAAGCAGGCGCAGCAGATGCTCCAGTTGATGGAGACACTTGAAGAGCATGACGACGTCCAGAATGCGTACGCGAACTTCGACATTCCCGAAGAGATCATGGCGACAGTGACCGGCTAG